The Oreochromis aureus strain Israel breed Guangdong linkage group 15, ZZ_aureus, whole genome shotgun sequence genome contains the following window.
TGAACTGGATATGTGATCACTTGTAGTATAGAGATTGCATACAGTCTCTGTGAAATCCATTGCTCAAGCCCCATTCAGGGTGCTCTAGTGACCAGTCAGTGACCCCACTGGCAACTAGAGGGTACTGCGGGGTGGGTGTCACTGACTGGATTCTAGGCCTAAAGCCTAATGTAATTAACACATCTAATAAGCTAAACACAAAATACATAATGTCTATTATCGCTCATTGTGTGTAAGATGTGTGGCTTCACATTtgtcttcttctcctttttaaTTTATCTTTAGTGTTGTGGAAAAGATTCTTTGCGCTCTCGGctggaaaaacaaatgaagcTCATCATTCTTTTATTAAACGGCTTAAAGGTATCGGTCAAATGGAAGTGACCTCCCCAGAAAAATCTGACTACCTTCTGATTTTCTGTCCTGTTAATTCACAAGTTGGAGCAGACATTGCCGAGGCCCTGGACACAATACCCCGTAAGAAGTGCTTATTCACACTAGTTTTCAACTGCCATCAGAATGATAGAGAACCTATTCAAAATAATTATATGAAGGTATTTTGAAAAACATCATAGCAAAAAATAGAGCATTCTACCCATATGTGACAGGTATTACATCAGGTGCCCACTTCCTTTGTGTTCACATTTGTCAAAATGTGAACACAAAGACATTTGTCACATGCactctttttttgtaattaGAAAGCGAATGAATGTACTTTCTTCATGTATTAATTCAATCTTGCTCACTTTTTCATAAAAGCTTAAGAAAACAACCTTATTAGGTTGAACAAGCCATCACAAGTGTGTCTGCATATGTTCCAATAGCTACATAAAAGATGTAGCATCTCTCTCTTTATAGAGTAACTATAAAAAACCACAACATAGGGAAACTATTCCTGCAGTATGTATCAGTTAATGTGAGCAGACTAATGTCACAGGGAGTGGCTCATTCAGTCAATACTGCTGGTATATCTGAAAAAACCTGTGatgaacattcatgtatttcttctttcttcttcatttaaCATGCAGGCCATGTTAAATGATCCAGAGTTTCTGAATCATTTGATCCTGTTGTCTCTCTGCTTGCAGGTGGTAAACCAGTAATTCTGGTGGTGATGCATCACACCTCCAATCCTGAGCAGGTTGTAGCTGAAAGCTGGAGACAGGTGAAGAACGAGAACGTCCACCTCACTGTGGATTGTCTGGTTTACGAGGGAAAACTGCTTGATTGCAACTTCAATGATATCATGTGGCGTGACATTGGGAAGTTTTTCAGAGTTTCCATTCACCAGGTAATCTCTATACATACAATCATGCTGTTGCATTTTACTAGTAATAAAAAGTCCACCCTCAATGAAAACCCAAACATtataattctttgttttattctttagcTCATTCAGACTTCTAAGTGGCAAAAATGGAGTTGTAAGTATAACTGTAATACTTTGTATATTTGATCAAGGTTTGCTTTTATTGCTTTCCACATAGTAAACTTGTACAGACACTGGTATTAATATTCAGTGACTAATTTCAAACTTATAAATGTTTAACTTATAAATAACAAGCTCTCTTCTCTCCGTAGGTTTCTCTGACCCTCTGATACTGGGTATAGGTTTTATAATGTGTGTTATGATGGTGGCAACTGTGGCTATGGAAGTAGTGCGAAGGATGATTTAGACGTTACAGGGCTGAATGTCTTTCTCAATGCCATTGTATCTGGATCATGAAAAAAGGATAATGATACAATGATAACAGATCTGCAACTTTATGCACAGGGCTATatgttaattgaaaaaatgtTTCGTGAGTTTGACAGTGAGTTTTCTCTCTAAGTTTAAGTTGAAATAATCTGAGATGCTAAAATGTTCTAAAAGAATAACTTGCTGCTCTTGTCCAATACTTGTGTCAAAGAAATCCTCTCTGAAGAGATGGTCGTGTAAGTTTTGTATCCAAAGTTTCAGCCAAGGGTACTATGAGATTAAAGTTGTTTAAAGTTCAACACATGGCTATGTTTCCAGTTCAAAgtctctttctgtttcttcttaaGCAAAGCGTTTCCACTGTGTATTGCTGTAAGATATAATGTTCTGGTTAAGATTTAGGTTTAGTTGAACAGGTTAGTAAGTTTTAAATAACAGCTCAGAAAGTAAGGATGCTGTTTTGTGCaattttattaattatatttaaattatcTGTGATGAATATaatcagttgtatatagtattttattttattttattgtgtacagtatcttattcttattcttatcatcttatcttattccagtgttttttcaaatttttgctatgtaactttacactgtccactttctgctgtaacaaaacaaatttcccacgtgtgggactaataaaggttatcttatctatCTTATCGTATCTTATGATGCACAGTCATCATATTAAACACAACTGGACCAGCGTGTTTTACAGTTCTCCCTGCCACTACAATCAAAACACCAAAGGAGGTGATCTATTTATGAGAGCATAGTTTTGAAGCATGAATTTCCTCCTTCCAAACACTTGGAAAATAATGGCAAGGGACAATAAAACTGGTCTAAAGTCCAGCATAACCTTTTTACAGTTTATATTGCTTTTCCTTTCAATTCTCACCTGACCCATTTATTTATGCCACAGTTTCACACTCTGTTAACCCACTTCCACTACTGCTGTGTTCTGatctttttttcaaaacactgaAAGAGTTAATGTTCCTGTTTGGGCAGTTACTTTCAAATCGAAAATGAAAGTGCTTCACTGGCAGGGAAGGACGTCACTCCCTTTTCAGTGTTCGAAGGATATACCAGAGACTGTATACTCGAGGTTTTGTGTAAGTGAATTTCTCAAAATCTTTCCATGTGAAACTGTGAACTTCACAGCTTTAGCAGGCTCAGAGATATACATATTCTCTAGGCCAATGTTAGCCTAGCTTTTAAGAAAGTGAACAGAAAGTGAAACTGCTGGCCATGATTACTCATTGTTGTTTTGACTAAAGGCTcctttctcttcttcctcagagACATGGCACAAACACATGGTGAGAAAATATGGTGCTTTTGACTTTTTAAGTTTTACTTTTCAAAATTAAAGTTGTCAGATATTTCATTATTAAAGACAATAagctttatttaataattacaATTGATGTGATATAAAGTTGCAAGCATTTTTTAGCCACAGCAAGTGGTTGGGGGGGAGGCTTTAGTTTGCAGCTAAACAAGGAATTAATGGAAACCAACAATACTCACAGTAAATTCTAATGGTGGTATAAGAAAACTAGAATTAccacactttaattttaaatttttattttcaatatgGCCAGCACTGTGGCACACTCTGAGACTGCTGCCTTACAACAAGAAGGTACTGAGTTCGATTCCTGGCTGGGGTctttctccccgtgtttgcgtgggttctctctgggtactccccCCCACCCCAgtgcaaagacatgcagttagttggGATACATTAATCagtaactctaaattgcccataggtgtgagtgTGGATGGTTGCCTGTCTCtacgtgttagccctgcgacacactggggacctgtccagggtgttcCCTGCACTTTGCcccaagacagctgggataggctgaAAAAAGTATCACgatttgaaatataaaatattaaaatccaTCGATAAATCGTCTTTTCTGACTGGGAAGACAGGAATATAGACACATAAATTCAATCTGGTTCTTGTTTATAATATCTGGATTTAGATTAGCACTGTTAAGCACTGTTTATATGGTTGATACACATTAACTCATTAAAAATTATATTACATCTGAACAAAGAtccaatttttctttttgtttcattttagaGTCATGGAAAAAATTCTTTGTGTGGGaagcaggaaaaacaaatgGGGCCCAACTTCCAGTTGTTCAAATGCTCAAAAGTATTGGACAAACAGACGTGACCTCTGCAACGGAATGTGACTACCTTCTAGTCTTCTGTCCTGTTGTTTCACGAGTTGGAACGGACATCGGCGAGGCCCTGCACAACATAACTCGTAAGaaatgctaaataaataaatgctaaatAATACATGCATGCATGACACCTTCAGTTTTGATTGAAGTTATTGCTGTAGGGTGAAGATGAAAGTGAAGTTTGTATACACTCGTTGTAGAcgtgaatgtcatggtaatttacAGAATGCAAATTTAATAACTTGAAAAAATCCAATATGCAATTTGCcatgtgttgtttgtttagcaCATTAATTGCTCCCTCTGCTAATTTTTGAACCTCTAATTCGTCCTACTTTTGATCTGTTGTGTTTGTCATCATTACTCCTTCAGCACATTTTAGTGATTATGGCCTCATGTTACGTTCACTTAGAATATTTGGCCTGTAAAGTGGGAAATAAATAGAATATATAACATTAGAAGTAAACAGAAAGGCTAAATTTAAAAGCCCAAACTCTTGTTTCTGAATCATTTGATCCTGTTGTCTCTTCACTTACAGCTGGCAAACCAGTAATACTGGTAGTGATGCATCACACCTTCAATCCTCACCATGTTGTAGCTGAAAGCCGGAGGCAGGTGGACAACCCAAATGTCCACCTAACTGTGGACTGTCTGTTTCATGAAGGCCGTCTCCTCAATTGCAACCTCAATGATACCATGTCGAGTGACATCAAAAGATTTTTTGGTTCTGAATCCCCAGCTCCAGCCTTAATTCACAACTTGATGTCTTTGTGGCAACGCATCCCAAGTTTCTGTAAGTATGATATAATACCTTCATCTATCTGATTTATCTGAATATTcatctttgtgttttcttgatGACCACcaaacaaaagggaaaaaaatgtatgtCTGTTTGACACTTACAATAGTTACATTGCAAGGATTTTTCTGCAAGTTGCTTTTGATTAAAATAAGATACCACACGACTgctctgtttttattctttctctatGGTTTAGGTTGGTCATATAATTCGGAAATACTAAAGTATAGGTTTGTTAAAATTTGAAAACTCCAACATACTCTCTTTTCAAATACAATTTAAAGTTCCTTATTTCTCATGGTATCGTCACATCACCCGTGGGAGAGattcatacatttttattttgaaatcgaCCTAATCTATGAACACATTAAATCAGTGCTTTGcagtaaacacagtttttatgTAAGTGAGAGACATCTGAagaggtgacacactcaccgcAGGGCATACTCTGACCTGGTGTTCTTGGTTGAATTAATTATAGGTGCAGTACTCTGGAGAGGTTCATAGGTACCGATAGAAGTACAATAAATGGAGGGAAAAAAGTTTTCTCGCCATCTCCCAACagtacatcttttttttttcaatgtctCTTGCAGTGCTCTGTACAAAATAAACACCAAACTGAAAAACATTCATCAAGCTGAATCCAAgtcagaaaagaaaagcatctaGGATATTAAGTGGCCTGAAATTTATTAATCCATAAAGCTTAACTAGTCAAAACTCCTTTGTGTGTCTTCATGTTGAAAGATGGATCTGGTCATTTCCAATGGTTTGTAGCATAAATGAGCTACTTTAATGAAAATCTAAGTAATGTCTAGCCATGCCGTAATTAAAAGTACCTATGCATAAGGCATATCAGTTGTGTTTGAGTAGTAAAAGATACTGTGCAAATTAATGTTCTCTTTTTCCACTATTTGAGGTTTAGGTAGCTTCATCTGAAAAATATTTGGACTTTGCAAGTATGACTGTACTagtttttgcttattttttagTTGTTTCCTAAAACATCATTTGTTGGTATTTTAGGTTAATATATTGTAAAGGTACAGCTTTTAGAATACATATCTCAAAGTGTCCTACCTCACAACATAACCGGAAAGCCCTTTTAACCCCGTGCTTCCATCCCAAGTTGTTGCCGACTGCATCGATCTGACGTGTAGTAGCATTTCTTGCGATATGCACATCAGGTTATGTGGAAGGTGACGGCACAGGGTTAAAAGGCCTTTCCGGTAACATTGCCAGTTACAATGTAAATTTCCTGCAGAAGTCTAGATCATACATAAGTTAGCATGGTAGTATAAGGTCTAGATGTTGGCCCATGATTTTTTGGTTGTGATCACTTTGgtttctctcactttggtttattcaatgatggaaaaaaaagtaaaagcataTATGACTATGATCAAAGCTTTATTTAATGAGTACAATtttgtttaattcagttttaggTTTCTTCATCTGGAAAATATTTGGACTTTGTAAGTATGACTGTATTGTTCTTAGCTTAATTTAGTAATTTTATGTTCTAATATACTCTAAAGTTACACTGTTAAGAGCAAATATCACTTGTTGTGTTCTTTATAAGATTGCAACATAGAAAAAGCTCAATATTTCTGTTGCATCCACTGggttgaaataaaataaaaacaaaacaaacgagcagaaaaaaccaaacaaacgaCATATGACAATGGTATAATTATCTTATGAGTTGCGTTTGAGTAGCAAAATATACCAGTCAACTTActgctctgtttttatttatttaggcaGCCCTGCCTGAAACATATTTGCACTTTGTAAGTATTAACTGTGTTAGCATTACCTTAacatcatttttttgtgttttaggtTGCTCCAGTATTTGGAATTTATTCATGTGTAAGTATAatcattaattatttttatcttcattcatgtcttcatcttttatcttcaTAAAGGTACAGTTTTTAGAACAAATATCCCAATGTATCCTAACTCACAGCGTAGCCGGAAAGCCTGTATGCTGCAACCTTCTACACCATTCAAGTCATTGCCAACTGCATCAACCTTTTTGCGGATGTGCACATCAGGTTGTGTGGGAGGTGACGGCACTGAGTTAAAATGACTTTTCAGTTACAATGTAAATTCCTGTACAAGTCTAATTCACACATAAGTTAGCATGGTAGAAAAGGATTTCTTGATGTATGCTCAACCATCctggtaagtaaatcccaaaaggttgattccacaaccttataaacagcacatttgcagtcattgtgcaaatgtactgtttataaagttggggaaaccagcagtcagctgagactgaagaagtcacttggatgggtgatgaaaatgtttttttttgaaaatgctacgtccagatgaacggAATCAACCTTCTGGGGTAGAGTAACATCTAGATGTTGGTTGTCCATGCTGTCtcaccaaaataaaaagaatattttttttgtggtcACTTTGGTTTCTCCCTCTAAATAATGAGGTTATTTAATATTGTACTAGTGTTTATATCTATTTTGTTCATGAACTGATAAAAAAAGAGGTAAAGGAAAGGATACATGACTATGCCTAAATCTTTGTTTACCTATATTCTGTCATTTGTGCGTGAGTGGTAAAAATAACAGATAAGTTActcttctgttttcattttacttttagGTTTAGGTAGCCCCATCTGGAAAAAAATCAGACCTTGTAAGTATTACTGTATTAGTTTTAGCTTTGTTGGTGGTGGATCCTTAAACATATAATAACATGTTTTGTAGAAATCACTCAGCCTGTTTACAATGTAATCAGAATGTGGTGATGAGCAAACACAAATGTCACTCTACTCAGAACTAGTCTTACAGGTCACTTGAGTCAGTTACACACACTTGTAAAAGTACTTAGTACTTTCAGTATTCGGAAACCAGCTACTGCAGACATATGGTCGCTCTACATGTCTCTCACAGAATGTGTCTCTCTAGCATAAGTATGGTCCACTGTGGCTTATTgctctttttgtctttatttttcttaattttagGCTTGAATCCTCTGGTACATATGGCTGGATTGATTATTCCTTTGCTGATGGCAGTTGTGACATCATTCAGCTCCAAAATATGGAAGAGAAATAAAAGCGGGAAATGAGGACTGCAAAACAAAATCCAAATGCAATAATTTAACAATATCACAGTATGTTTTCTTgatactgtatataaaacaaaatataagtAATATATCCTGCCTTTGTAATCATTAAAGATGTGTTAGTTATGTGTTATTGTTATGAAAGCTGGTATAGATGTTTTAGGGATGAATCTTTTGATCATTGGTACTGTAGCATGTTAAAGATGAAATGTTGCTTTACTCACATGTCCAAGGCAAGACTGAAAAGTGAGCTTTAAGAAAACAGAACCATTTCTTTCCCAGTTATTGCAGACATgcttatatattttaaaataataaatttattGAGAGGATATCTTGGTGTCATTTGTTGCTTTTGTTCATTCTGAATTAGTGAcattaaaaactgtttctgatttAGGGTTAGACGTTACAGCTGTAACAAATTGCAAAATTGCATTTTCGCTTAAAATCTTGAATTAAAATGTACACACAATGAGAATGTTAAGCGTGGAACACAATAAAACCAGAGACTGCCCCGCCCCTgacccttttttttaataaatattgaGAAGTGAACCTAGAAGAGCATATTAGTGTGTGGTTCAACTTTATGCAATTTAACTttctgaaaagaaagaaaacaagagccATATTGAGAAATCTCTGCTGATAATGATGCACaccctttttcacaccttggctcatgtgatgaggcaCATGGTCAACAGTGGGTCAACGTCCCTCTTAAGAGACAACTCCAACTAGGGCTtaatacctgggactctccagcatttggtcttagaactgaagaagcttctcagatgagagttgaagcatcttcaagaaacttaaagtccAGTTTGAAACACGTGCAGACAGACGCACACATCGCATACAAAATTGTAACTCTCACCCTGTGTCCCTGATGTGCAATTGCACCAAGTGCAATTTTCCCTATgtaacaaagtattttattctatttgtattgtatatagtattatttctattttgtatagtatgttattctgtttatcttattctattctatacttttttctctttttcgcTTATTTTTGTTACTGCTCTTGTACTTCCTGCCGTGACCAAAAATGTCCCACTGTCAGGCGTGTTGtgtgtggaggcgaggaagagatgacccaaacgctggactcacggTGCAGGATAATGGGGTTTATTGTAGGTAGGTTGGATGAacagaacatgaactgaaatggCTGACTGGGTGGacgactgactgactgaagaactgaatggctggctgactgatctGAACATACATGCGGAGAGACGACattaacatcaatgacacgacaaagaACTGGTGAAACCGAggagcttaaatacacaggttgAATGATGACAATGATTGGAAACGGGTGAGTACCGGGCTGAACATAATCTGACTAATGACACAAGCTGACATgggaaaaaacaggaagtgggaaCATTAGTGTGGCaaactaaactgaacatgaacagaactgaaaacactgggtcaccgacccaggaaccctgacacccacgtgtgggactaataaagatttatcttatcttaaagtcCAGGTGCTTTCCTTTTAAGCTCCTTAGATTAATTTTGATGCTATGCGTTGACATAGcattacttttgaaaaaaaagcagcacGGTTGTTCAGCAGTTGGTACTACCACCTCACTGCAAGTGGATTCCTGGTTCAAATACACAAGCTGGCTgggacctttctgtgtggagtggTGTATATTTTCCATAGGTCCTTTATTGATTTTTGTATCTTGATAATTTGTAGTAAAGGCTAACGTCTCATTCTTTATCATTGTTCAGTGACACTGAGGAGTCAAAAGGTGAGAAAAGAGGTTACAATAATAATTTGTAATCACTATTCATACCTGACAGAATCATACAGTAGACAGACAGAGGTAGCAACTAGCATTTGATTAAGTTCATATTTCACAGTTATATAATGAGTCTGTGGAGACTCAGGATAAATCTAAAAGACAAGTGAATATTGTATTTTGAGTGTAATTCACCAGAAATGCAAACAAATACCGAATGTCTGTGTGCTGCTCACATGTGTCAGCTTGAAGTAGATAGGAAAGGTAATAGATAATTCATTAATAGACAAAGAACATAATAACTGCCGACCGTACCTGCTATATTAATTTCAGTCTGTTGAATGTTCAAAAAAAGCCTCATAGTCATTCATAGTTGCCTTATATAAAAATGGTTTATGTAGTTGTTTCACGGgttaaagaataaataattaatCAAAACTAACAATAACTGGTAATTCTGATGGATGTAGTTAtttacatattattattatcaataattataataataataataaataattataccTATACAGTAAGGCAAAAAAGGCACACTTTGATTTAACTCAACAACAAATTTCCACTCATGGACCAGTGCACGGACTGGTCGAACCATTTTATCTATAGCACAGTCACTGCTTCACAGTTTTCACAGGCTGTAGTAAACTTTTAACAAACAATCCAAAAGTCCTACAAAATTTATAGCATAATGTTCAGATTCATTTACACAAAGATGATCTTTCAAATACCAGATTTTACTTTTTTgacaagattttattttatttatttcatccatttattttaacaGTGGCTTAGGAAGAGTTAGGGAAATCGTTTTACACAAGTGGTTCTGAAATGTTTCACAGTGAGCACCACCTCAGAAAATATTTGGCCCTTGAAATTTCACCATTATGACCAACATAGGCCTACATAGGGAGGCAAATGAAATAAAGCTTTAACCAGTCTGTTCTCTCACTAACTTCTTCTGTCAGCTTCTCGTCATCATGTGTAGAAATGACCTTGATGGGCTGAGTAGTGTCACATGGGGTAAGTTAAACAGAACGTGATTAGTCTGTGAGACTGTTCTACTTCATTTTGGGGTGCATTTTTCAGTTCTTCAAAAGCTTAAAGGGATTGGCCACATTAAGGCCGTCTCATCAACACCTTCAGCTCCATATTATTTTAGTCTATTGAGTCACACTGACGTTAACATTCTTTTACCTGCCCATCCAGTTTTGTTTTCAACTGGTGAACAAGTTTATTCTTCAAGAACAACTGATAGCTGACAACAACTGACTTCATTGAATGGGGAGACACTagaattctttattttctgttgggAAGGAATTTTTGTTTCAAAACAAGTCAAGAAATTGTAATCTGTATGTAAGTAACTTTAGTCTGCAAAATGTAAATTTCTTGCATCAGAGTAATACAAGTTACACCCGTAAtctatttttaaagtttgtctTCTAGGCCAGTAAAAGTTGCGCAGCTGTTAGTAAAGAGAATGTATAATAGATCTGCACCTCCTGCTATTTGGCTATATTAGATTTAGTTAATTTCAACTAAAGGTTGCTTTCTGATTCTTTA
Protein-coding sequences here:
- the LOC116336000 gene encoding uncharacterized protein LOC116336000 isoform X1, whose amino-acid sequence is MAQTHESWKKFFVWEAGKTNGAQLPVVQMLKSIGQTDVTSATECDYLLVFCPVVSRVGTDIGEALHNITPGKPVILVVMHHTFNPHHVVAESRRQVDNPNVHLTVDCLFHEGRLLNCNLNDTMSSDIKRFFGSESPAPALIHNLMSLWQRIPSFFLGFFIWKIFGLCCSSIWNLFMCLGSPIWKKIRPCLNPLVHMAGLIIPLLMAVVTSFSSKIWKRNKSGK
- the LOC116336000 gene encoding uncharacterized protein LOC116336000 isoform X2, whose amino-acid sequence is MLKSIGQTDVTSATECDYLLVFCPVVSRVGTDIGEALHNITPGKPVILVVMHHTFNPHHVVAESRRQVDNPNVHLTVDCLFHEGRLLNCNLNDTMSSDIKRFFGSESPAPALIHNLMSLWQRIPSFFLGFFIWKIFGLCCSSIWNLFMCLGSPIWKKIRPCLNPLVHMAGLIIPLLMAVVTSFSSKIWKRNKSGK
- the LOC116336000 gene encoding uncharacterized protein LOC116336000 isoform X3, whose translation is MAQTHESWKKFFVWEAGKTNGAQLPVVQMLKSIGQTDVTSATECDYLLVFCPVVSRVGTDIGEALHNITPGKPVILVVMHHTFNPHHVVAESRRQVDNPNVHLTVDCLFHEGRLLNCNLNDTMSSDIKRFFGSESPAPALIHNLMSLWQRIPSFFLGFFIWKIFGLCCSSIWNLFMS